The Macadamia integrifolia cultivar HAES 741 chromosome 4, SCU_Mint_v3, whole genome shotgun sequence genome contains the following window.
GGTGTATTCAGGTTATGATAAAGTATGGCGAAAGGGAGAGATATTTGGTATTATTCCTTCCGAACAGAAAAACATATCTTATTCCGTCCCCATTTGGTCTGATGACGGTAGTAACATCGAGATTGTATCACAAGCAGAAATGCGGGTTCGTCGGAAATATGTAAATGGCAAAGGGATCTTTCCATCTTTTGGGACATCTTCACAGCCGGTAAGTACCTTTTCCATACTCATCATACTTTCTTTTCTACTCTAGATCTCTCTAATCTCTAATGAGGTTTTATTTGAAGTCATTCTCGTTTCTGCCTTCTAAtaacgtcttttttttttttcccttataagTATATTAATGAATTGGCTGATGAGTTGAGTCGACAGTGTTCAGTTAACTGAAAAGCTCATTGGAtcataaaatttttttattccagaTATTGATGTTTGATAACTTGGCAATTGTAATGTAAAGCAATAGTTAAATGAAATCAGCAATATTTTTCATCTAAAATTAAAAAGTTCTGCATGATTTCGtacaaagcttttttttttttttttttttttttttttgtggattatccattatattttttttccttcttgggTTTTTTGGGAAACTAAATTTATTTTGGAGACAAAGAAATAGGATAAGGAAAATCGAATTCTATCAAGGAGTGCATCGTATGCTAGAGTTTCTctaagtctctctctcctctcccaaaGAAATGACATCACTACCTTCTCTTGTGGGAAGAAAAAGATAGACTTAGGGAATGCTAGCATACATTATGCATGTAGATGTAGACAGAAATCCCTTcccattaaataattataaaatgatCATTTAACACACTCGTGCACACACCCAGACCCATTTAACTCATTTGATTGATAAGACAATGCTTTCAAATGCATTTTAATGTGGTTTTACCTCAGGCCTTTGGTGTTCTCCAAGGCCCATTATTTAGAAAAGCCTTTTCTTAGACCCTATTCATTATTCATTGCTATGTGGTAGATCAAGTGGAGCCAAATTTTGTACGTAGACAAGCCTCGGGTTACTCATAAGCATGTTGAGTTTCAATTAAAGTAAAATTTCCCACATGGTGAAGAAAACTTCAAACTTTTATAAAATGGATAATATATGGAAACTTTGGGAAAATGCATTGTTGAAAACAATTGGATAGAAAAGCAACCTCCTAGGTGGGCCATGTAATTAAAGAAACTTTTGTCATACAAGGAATATAAAATTAACCAAATGCTTTCATAGAAAATTAAGAAGCATAGAAGCTAGTGTACCTAGAGTCAATTATGATTAATGGCTACTCtgaattatgaatttttttcaagAAGGTGTGTCTCAATCAAGAACAATCTAGGCAAGCATGCAATACAACTAATTGGGTTGAGATTGATAATTGTCAACACTTAATTTTGGTTGCATTGTGCAGATTAGGTCATTGACAAAAGTGGTGGATGAACAACATAATGTTCCCTTCCTAAATCCTGCAGAAGGTAAAGGAACTAATAGCTTGAAGACTGTATAAATGATATTTAGTTTCTTTCTTAACTATTTAGAGTCTCATgcttaaatttttttcaaacagTAGGAATATCAAATGCGATTAGGCCTATAATTGGTGGCTCATCTTCTATCAATCGTAAGGCACGCGCTAAAACAGACATTACATGGGAGCATTGTAAAATTTTGGACCTCCCAAATAGAAAGTGGAAGGTTCTTCAGTGTAACTATTGTGAGCAGATATACAAAGGTGGTGGGATTAACAGAATGAAGCAACATTTAGGTCATCAAGAAAAGGGGGATGCAACGCCTTGCCAAAAAGTTCCTGAAAGTGTTCGAGATCAAATTCAAAATGATCTTAACATGGTTTCAGCCGGGAAGAAAGTAAAGCCAGGCAATGCTTCAAAGAAGATCCAAGACAAACAGGTATGAAAAGAAAACCACAAAAAGTTACTACTTAAACTATGTTTTAATGCGTACTAAGTTTTGGTAGGTTGAGATATGTTAATGCTCAATTTCTAGCCAATGATAGGTTGCTTTAGTCAAGTTTTCTGTTGAGGAGTCAAGTTGGAAAGGAATCAAATATTATTTAATCCTATTCAAAATGCTTGGACATAAGCATTTTGAATAGGATCTAAATCATTAACACAAAAAATGATGCCCTAGAAACAGAGTTCATTTTCAGTGTATGTTTGCTTTTTcaattatattttaatattatcaTTTTATCGCTCACTGAGATTGCTTTACCTGGCACAGTATGTTAGCAAACAGGTTGATCCTAtacgagaaggagaagaagatgcaCGTCTTGTAGTTAAGGAAGGAAACATGAAGGCTGACCCAACTGGCATTTTTGAACTTTCTGGACTACTAGTATGTGGCCAACATAATCTTGTTGAAAAAGCTACTCTGGTAGAAAATATGTGTTGCAGTTCTATTGATAATATGGAAGAAGCAACTGATGCCATTACCAATCTAAGGGATCCTAGGGAACTTCATAAATGTCAAAGATATTCAATGGAGGAGTTTATACCCAAGGACAAGGCTTCAGCTACTATTACAATGCCTCAAACCTCAAATGATCAAGCATCTTCCTTTAAATTAGTCTCTCCTACAGTTGTTAAGGGAAGGATTGAAGTACAAGGGACTGTTGAGATGAGTACTGATGAGTTGAAGAGTGCTCTGGAAATGCAACTAGGAACTATATTTGATTTTGTGAAGGAGAAGattgaaaatgagataaaaaaGATAGACATGGATATGGAAAGTGAGAAAATTGATCCAATTTGCAATTGTTATGGCGATATCTTCGAAAAATGCATTATTGAAAAGGAGGATACACGTCGCTTTATGGTAGATCAATTGTATGAAGTAGTTCAACAGATTCATGCTACCAATTATGAAAACATTTCTGAAGCCCTGATCACTGAATGGTATAAGGTTTGCTCAGATCAAAAACCATGAATATTGATTATACATGGTTAATGAGCTTGGtcaaagaactcaaaaattGTTTGAAGGCGAAAATGGCAGCCGAAACAAAGATATGGGAATTGAAAAATACTGTGAAGGAGAAGATtgaaaatgaaataagaaagaTTGACTTGATGATGGAACCATTACCTTTCAAGCAGAGAAAGAATGCTAGTGAAGATATCAATGTAAGTACAAAGAAACATTAAGTGTACAATTTTAGGTTTCTTTAGTCACTTCATTCTTTTGCTACTGGGGGAAGGAGTACTTCATTAATTATATTAAGAAAAATGCAATTTTGATAGTATGAATGAAGTATACATATTGTATTATAGATACATGTAGACATAAATATATGCATATGAACCATATATCTAAACCAAACGTTCCATCAAAACTTTagtaaaaaattactaaaatagtAAAGTTTCATTTTCCAGTAGCATACAAAAATGGCCATTGGAATGAAATTAATTACTTTGATTCCAAGGTTTTAGAGTTTAATTTGTGATTGGCATGGAGAACCTCATGAGTTAAACTGGGAATTTTTCTACATATGAGAACTTGATATttagatatttctttttttaatagtaaACACATCGTCTTATAATTTCATAGTTAGATAAACACACTAATAGCTCATGGTCATAAACTTGGCAGGCAGTGGACAATATAGCACATGGTACATTCAGATTAAATGAAGTGGATAGCAGTGCAAGCAAACACGTCTTCAACACGAGAGAAAATGATGGGTAAGTAAAGATGCAATTTAACAAAGTCTTTGGTGtgaagtttttttatttattttatttttattttttttattatcagtGATTAATAATTGAACTTGCAGAAGTCATACATTGTGCTTTTAATAAAGATATAGTTTTAGCATTATATACAAGGTAACATTTGATTCATTGAAAGTAATTCTAATTATATGATATAATTGTCATTCATAGAGAAATTTGGGTACATATAGGAGACTATCATGCAACCCAAAATGAACGTTGTGCCTTGGAAGATCAAAATTGGATAGAAAGTCCAGTAAGTTCACCACACGATAGTATTCCCTATAGGTGTACTTTTAACTACCATATACACTAACAAcctaataatttttatttttttatttttttattttttttttggaaattatgTAGGTTGTTGATGTCTTCGGACAAATGCTAATCCTCAAACAAAAAAATCCGGATGGAATTATATCACGCCACTACTTTCCCACTTACTTTGgggtaaatttttatttatgctgTATGATACTAAAACAAGTTGCCAAAGTTAGTTGTCTATATTAATTTTCTCAATGGCTATGGTAGGAAAAGATTGTTTCAGGAAGCATAAAGGTAATACAGGATCTAGAATGTTACCATTCAGAGAAGAACCTACACTACAACTTGACTCGTTGTGAACTggtaattattttaaaataactTACCCCAAGTTTGTATATAGATTTTATGATTATGTTTTTACCCAACGTGCTATAGTTTTGCATTGGAGAGTGCGGATCAAGTTTTCGTACAAGAACCATTCTTATATAGGATTGATCCACATAGATGAAATCCACCCAAGAAAAAATCATATGACGGATTCTATCTGTGTGAATCAGAtcatacgagaacctgatccacactctacATTGAGTACATCTTAGTTTCGCTTTTATTAAGTATGTTGTGGTAATGAGTGGTTGAGTACTGTACTAAACTTTGACTAACTATAGTACGAAATTTATGTGCAGCTTTTCATCCCCATATGCAGGAAGAGACATTGGTTTTTATACGTAATAAATTTAAAGGGTCAAAGATTGCAGATTATGGATTCCATGCGACAAGAAAACAGTCCTTGCCCAATGATTACGCCCAAaatagtggtttgtttattatCTGTAATTAATTTTATCATGAATCATTTaagaaattattttaatttcctaGATGACTTAATCTGTGAATGGTTTTACAAAAGGATACATGCGAGAGGATATTAACCTCATTAAGTAAGGGGAGGATACATTCAATTTCTAAATGGATTCTAGATCGGCCACAACTTCCTTCACAAACAAATGAGTAcgtttttcaattttaatttggttttaacTAAAAAATATTCTCCTATTGTTTGTTGATTACATATTGACAACCTTGAAAAATCTTGTCATAGGTATGATTGCAGTGTCTTCATGTTGAAATTTATGGAATGTTGGAATGGGAAATTGACTGAAAATTTCTCACAGGTATGGACTACATGCTTATAATCGATATGCATGCTTCATTTATGTgattttatattaatttaatttaattaacttattatcttttattattctttctcTAAAAATATAGGATGACATTGTATTTATCCGAAAGAAGATCCAGGAAGACTTGATGATATTCTCAGAATCAATGCGAAAAAGGAAACTTAAATAAAGTAAGTCAATTTGTTTTTTCATCAATAGATATTATCTGAATATTTTAAAATCAATAGGTactgtaccttttttttttttaatattcattGTTTCTAATATTTATTAACTTTTGTTTAGGTATTAACCAAAGGCACGCCTATTTAGAGCGCATGAATCTTACAACATAACGATACTGAGATGCACTCAATTGTATTAAAGTGAATCTCTGGTTTTGAAAATTCCCGGTCATCCATTTTGAATTGTGTGACCACCTAAGGCAAGTATCAAacccacctgggagatcggtgaggtgtcccacTAAGAATATGGCTAGTACCagagggtttgggagatcggtgagagtGTGTAAAccttagtcccacatcgcctaggaagagattcctggactagttaataacctctagcatccttaacatggcacaacgcgttttaaaaccttgaggcccatgggccaaaaataacaatattgtgcaaggttaatggggccgggagCTAGTACCAGGGTAATCACCTAGAGAGAGATTCCTAAACTAGTTAATAACCCCTAACTTCTTTAACATGcaataaatggtttgatttcaTTATTCTTGGTTTAAATGCTCCAGAAATTGATGGGACTACCACCATTtggaataattttttctttaatggtgAAAAGCTCATTTtaaaatcttttaaaaaaatttattcaatgtaaaaaaaaaaaaaaaattagggtttcgtGAGAAGTCATATTTCAGACGCTTTGATATATCGATCAAGAAAGCCGATTTTGATCAGTCTTTATAGAAAATTGAATATATTTCCAAATTTATTGCATTTGTTGATAAAATTTGATGCATGGATTGGCATTTTATGAAGGGTTAATGTAGAGACATTTTGATCAACTTTGCACGTTTCATATTTCGATTTAGATAGGCATGGAATTGgtaccaaaataaaatttgttgaaaatttaatttattggtataaatttcattttaaaattctcaagaaaatccttttttttttttaaattgaaatcttGGTTTTATCATCAAACCAAAAAATTTACCATTGACCTCTCAGTTGGATATTTTGATGTATATCTATCAAACACTATTTAATTGGATTAAATTAATTGATTACATTTTCATTATGTATCTATTATATTTTGTGCAACTACATTTTCATACCATTACTTGTTTTCAACTATGGATAAACTTGGGCATTTTGTTCTATGATTGCCGCATTGTATATTCCTCCAATAAGTATTGGATAAAAATATAAATGCAAACATTTATTGTGTTGAGCATTGTTCCACTGAGATACTTAGATAATTCATTGGTGAGTTATTGAATGCAATAGAATTCTCTAGCAATCTCTTTTTCCATAACTAAGAAGCACTTGttcttattttaatattttgttcGCATGTGGTGAATCAATAGTTGATATTTACTGATAAGATTGACTACACATCAACTGCTAGCTCGATGTACACGAGATAAGTAGTAATGGGGGTGACACTCAACAGGATTTCCACTATCCGATTAAAAACATAAAGGAGAGAGTTGTCAGATTTTTATCAGACAAAATCCAAGGTCTTGTTAGATGTTTTGTGAAGAATTTTAAAAGatgtttaatttattattattattattattattattattattaaattattacATTTGAAAAGTATTTCAAATGTTTTTGTGTCCAATCTATGGTCATGATGCCCTCGTATATAACTGCAATAGATTTATATTATGGCAATGATATAAATTCTATGGTTGCAAGGTCTATTATGGATGTTGGTTTTAAGGAGAAAGTGTAATGAAAATATCTATCACTAGGGGATTTTAGATTACACCTTCTATAGTGTTATCCTTAAGTGTAGTTAAGGAACACTTAAAAGTTACCTTTAGGATCATACCACTTGGCATGATTTAGATTGTTAGGTTATAATCTCCTAATTGAGCCTTATTTTATATAAGAAAGGGCTTAGGCCAAATTATGGATGCATTGTGAATTATTAGACTGTTAGGTTATAATATCCTAAAAAGGAATCTTCTTTGTCCTAAACTTTGAGGGTTCAGCCATTGGAGAAGGTCCAACTTTGGTAATCACAATAGAGTTCTGCATTTCTTTGGAGGAACACACCACCATCAGTGTGTTataagcaaggattaaagtatcggtatcggtcaccgtatcggtcgaccaaaattaagatacgtatcggagagtatcgtatcgtatcggagatacactaagatacgctaaagatacacacataaatggatagaaaacatttttttaaacacttttgcataaagagtttgttaaaaaaagctattgataacatgtattatgcataaacactaaatcgagggtatcgtactaagaattcaaggtttgtagttgtcccataaatgtaaaatccttgttcacaaccttgatttccactttagttagagagaaatatgggtgacagcaactttggaacaaaaacccttcaaaaaatcgtgtttttctgaaaaattacccatcttggccattatatgaccatagcgcactgtatcggtacataccgatactcaccgatacgtaccgatatatatcgatactcatcgatacgtgccaatatataccgatacgtatcgatcgatacatatcgatactcaccgatacgtaccaatacataccgaaatatacattttacctcaattttataattttcatagtcgtatcgaggcatatcgtatcgtatcgatgtgtattggtggtgtattgatgcatatcggtatgtattgtaggatatatatcgatacgaaaggattttaaaaatttcatgtatcgtatcgatgtgtatcgtatcggtcggttaaatttaagatacgtatcagagggtatcgtatcggtattggagatacttaaaaccatggttataAGTAACATATGCACTGCCCTCTTTGATTATGTGATGCACTCATTGAGATCCTCATTCCTAAAAGTTTTTGGGTGAGATATTATATTGAATTGCTTCCACCGATACCTTCAATTAGTATCAAAGTGCGTATCTTCAATGAGTATATTAATTAAGCATCATGTTAGCCATTAAAATTATGTTCATAATGTTtggatttaatttttctatcttgttcttttttccttccttcaaATTTTGGTTTGAAAAGGATTTGAACCTTATAGGGTaatcaattttgatccaaagagagtgaaagagagaatcatGTGAGCAAGCAAGAAGACACCCAGTAGCGGCCTTAGCCGCTGTGTACTTTGGCAGTGGGCCTAGCGGCTTGTTGCAGTAGTAGCCGCAGCCAGAGGCACGCGTGTAAGAGGAAGGGGTGGGACAAATGTGCGGGCTTGGCATGTAAGCCTAATAGGCTACAACCTACCTTTGACAATAGCAACAAGTCGCAGCCTGCTACCGTGGCCAGTAGGCCACTTGTGGATGGAAAGGTTGTTGCCTGCATGTGTGTGGAGTTGCATTATTCATAGTGATGTAAAGCTTGAAGCTCCTACAATGATGGTTGTTTTACAGTAGGGAAGTTTGTGATGTTTTCCTATTTGATTTAGGGAAACTTAGATTGCAAtcttattaaataattattaattcTGTTAGGATTCCTTGACAAgcaaaatgatttgattttgaattggattCCATTAGTCAAAGCAGAGGATATTGCTTGTATTTGAAATTAGCATGTTAATATTGCATTAGGGCTCTATATGTAAAGAGTTGCATTGAGATTCTAATTGCATATAACTTTCCTAATTGGGTAAAAGTTGttggaaaattaaatttttggttttgattttttaaaattcataatttttaatattaagAAATATGGAGGTGGGAAACCACATGGATGAGACCCATGGGTTGACCCAATTaacttgaaaccctaatttccagcattttttatttttgaaatttaggccaaattgaaattgaaccgaTTGTGAACCAGTTCAAACTCAAATTAAATCAACTGCATAAACTATTTTTCAATACCCATTTAATTAAGAAAATTCCAGAATTGTTCATGGAATTATGTAATTAGTGTAAAAGTATTGAGATTACCATTTTCCCCATTTGTCTGCAACGGTCTATGAGATAGTGCCCTaatgactaaaatacccttactttTGATATGGAATCTTATACATGCCCTTACTTTTTTGCTTTGATTCTGCTTCGATGTTTTCCAGATATATGTCAGAGGATGCTTCCAAAGTGGACTTCTGATCACTCTCCCCTGATGATCACAGTTGAATCATTACTAGAGCCTAGAGATTTTTAGAGCATGAGAAATTTTTCAGACATTGACTAGAATTCATAGGTGGAGAGAGTTTTGGGTTCTCCTATTTATGTGGTGGTGATGAGCAAGTTAAAAAGGTTCAAAATAGTGTTGTGGACTTGGTTGAAACTTATTTTCTAACATTGTTATTGAGGTCAGCCGTGCACAAGTTGAATGGGAGGATTTTCATGAGGCAATAGAAATGCCGGAGCTTAATGATTATCTATTTGTGTGAAATTAAAGCAAAGTTTGCATACTAGAAGGCCTTAAAAACTTGCAAGAAGAGATTAgggtggaaaaataaaaaatccattgGTCGGTCTATGGCAAATGGAATTTAAAGTTTTTTCACATCTTCACCAAAATTTGACAAGGTAAAAATACAATCTAGGACATAAAAAGGTCAGATGGTTCTATGGTATGTTCTCAGGATTTAAGTTTGTATATCATGGAGTTCTATGAAGGTTTTCACATAAAGCCAGAGATTGTTGCGCATCCTAAGATTCTTTCTTGTATTCCTCAAATATTGACTTCTGCTAACAATGATTTTATTATTAGTATTCATTTCCAAGCGAAATTCGAAAGGTAGTTTTTTACTTAAAATAGTGCTCCCAGGCCGGCTGGATATCCTGGGTGCATTTTTTAGACACTAATTTTTAGTCATGTATTAGAAATGGTACTTGTGCCgctattaattttttctttcatgaatgTGTAATCACATAAGGGTTAAGAGTAATTTTGTAACCTTGATTCTGAAAGTGGAGGGCGCTACCCCTTAAGATAAATTCCGTCCTatattttttgggatttttttttttttttacaagctTATTCCCAAAATCCTAGCTATAAGATTGGCCTATCTCATTCGTGATGAATATGGAGCTTTTCAAAAGGGTAAGCTGATATTCATAAATATTTGCATGACTTTGAAGTTggtaaatattgtgccaaggAGATTTAAGGGCATGACATTGACttgaaattaaatattttttttttttttggtaaggaggTCATGAGGAAATTTGTGTTCATTGAAAGGTGGATTTCATAGATTCATAGGCTGTTATCTTCAGTTAAGTTATCTATTCTTTTTGCTAGTTCTATTTGTGAGAGACATGTCAAACATAATTCTACTCTCAGATTGATTTTAGAGAACAAGGATCAACATAATCAAGAAATGGGAGTAGACCCAAATGTAGCCTAAAAAGCCAcattaaaaatgaaatatcaaGTAGATTTACTTGCATTTtgcattaaaaagaaaaaaaaatgaatcccCCTCT
Protein-coding sequences here:
- the LOC122077399 gene encoding ubiquitin-like-specific protease ESD4 gives rise to the protein MNIDYTWLMSLVKELKNCLKAKMAAETKIWELKNTVKEKIENEIRKIDLMMEPLPFKQRKNASEDINAVDNIAHGTFRLNEVDSSASKHVFNTRENDGEIWVHIGDYHATQNERCALEDQNWIESPVVDVFGQMLILKQKNPDGIISRHYFPTYFGEKIVSGSIKVIQDLECYHSEKNLHYNLTRCELLFIPICRKRHWFLYVINLKGQRLQIMDSMRQENSPCPMITPKIVDTCERILTSLSKGRIHSISKWILDRPQLPSQTNEYDCSVFMLKFMECWNGKLTENFSQDDIVFIRKKIQEDLMIFSESMRKRKLK